The Erigeron canadensis isolate Cc75 chromosome 4, C_canadensis_v1, whole genome shotgun sequence genome window below encodes:
- the LOC122596610 gene encoding lipoyl synthase 1, mitochondrial translates to MQSRFKSVTKTLINSNLLLSSISCRTTRYHQSSFSSSATTTTTIQHPQTLTELRQRLAKESLTLDDFKGDNYSVEVGTKKNRIPKPKWMKEAVPGGERYTQIKKKLKEKNLHTVCEEAKCPNLGECWSGGETGTATATIMILGDTCTRGCRFCNVKTSRTPPPPDPNEPSNVAEAIASWGVDYVVITSVDRDDLPDQGSGHFAETVQKLKIRKPAILIEALVPDFRGDLLCVEKVAKSGLDVFAHNIETVEELQRSVRDHRANFKQSLEVLMRAKDYAPAGTLTKTSIMLGCGETPDQVVNTMEKVRAAGVDVMTFGQYMRPSNRHMPVYEYVTPEAFEKYRLLGMEMGFRYVASGPMVRSSYKAGEYYIKSMIERDRAASA, encoded by the exons atgCAATCACGATTCAAATCTGTAACAAAAACCTTAATAAACTCAAACCTTCTGTTATCATCAATCTCATGTCGAACTACCCGttatcatcaatcatcattttcttcttcagcaacaaccaccaccaccatccaacacccacaaaccctaacggAGCTCCGTCAACGTTTGGCCAAAGAATCGCTAACGCTAGACGATTTCAAAGGTGATAATTACTCGGTTGAAGTGGGTACGAAGAAGAACCGGATCCCGAAACCGAAATGGATGAAAGAAGCGGTACCTGGGGGTGAAAGGTATACACAAATTAAGAAGAAATTGAAGGAAAAGAATCTTCACACGGTCTGCGAAGAAGCGAAATGCCCGAATTTGGGAGAGTGTTGGTCTGGTGGTGAAACGGGTACTGCTACTGCTACTATTATGATTCTTGGTGATACTTGTACTCGAGGTTGCAG ATTCTGCAATGTAAAGACTTCGCGTACCCCACCTCCTCCTGACCCAAATGAACCTTCAAATGTTGCTGAGGCAATTGCTTCTTGGGGTGTGGATTATGTTGTAATCACCAGTGTTGACCGTGATGATTTACCTGATCAAGGAAGTGGTCATTTTGCTGAAACAGTTCAGAAATTGAAGATACGGAAACCTGCGATTCTCATAGAAGCCTTGG TTCCTGATTTCCGGGGAGATTTGTTGTGTGTGGAGAAAGTGGCAAAATCTGGATTGGATGTATTTGCTCACAACATTGAAACAGTTGAAGAGCTACAGAGATCAGTACGTGATCACCGTGCTAATTTTAAGCAGTCACTTGAGGTCCTAATGAGGGCAAAAGACTATGCTCCAGCTGGGACACTTACAAAGACGTCAATAATGTTGGGTTGTGGTGAAACACCAGATCAAGTGGTGAATACAATGGAGAAGGTAAGGGCAGCAGGTGTTGATGTGATGACATTTGGCCAGTACATGAGGCCTTCAAACCGCCATATGCCAGTTTATGAATATGTAACACCAGAAGCTTTTGAGAAATATCGATTACTCGGCATGGAGATG GGATTTCGATATGTGGCATCGGGTCCTATGGTACGATCGTCATACAAAGCAGGAGAGTATTACATCAAATCAATGATAGAAAGAGACCGTGCTGCTTCTGCTTAA
- the LOC122596932 gene encoding uncharacterized protein LOC122596932 yields the protein MGCCLGTTAAAVNQRQPPAFEEETVKEVLSETPIIVPKTPPQPITQNDAVLTKNPTQITPQNAVVLTKKPPQPITQNAVLLTKIPQPEIIQENVSDVSEMYTYSESFSAATTATTVADTKRDEIDDGEVTQKLKNVSPPAPGKRVVRKRPAGEIAGGRERVTRPPARKQTGPSPERRRQSPARGVVNGQRNRNVGNSGDSRRSRSPAVRGEMGQRRPKVREVDKSSEVVAVKAVQSEETSMVDDGCVSPEIKETESLENPLVSLECFIFL from the coding sequence ATGGGTTGCTGTCTTggcaccaccgccgccgcagtTAACCAACGTCAACCACCAGCATTTGAAGAAGAAACTGTGAAAGAAGTCCTTTCTGAAACCCCAATCATTGTCCCTAAAACCCCACCACAACCCATCACTCAAAACGATGCCGTTTTGACCAAAAACCCAACACAAATTACCCCTCAAAACGCTGTCGTTTTGACCAAAAAGCCACCCCAACCCATCACCCAAAACGCTGTCCTTTTGACCAAAATCCCACAACCAGAAATCATTCAAGAAAATGTATCTGATGTTTCCGAAATGTACACCTACAGTGAAAGCTTCTCCGCCGCAACGACAGCCACAACGGTGGCCGATACTAAAAGAGACGAAATCGACGACGGTGAAGTTACCCAGAAACTTAAAAACGTTTCGCCACCGGCCCCGGGGAAAAGGGTTGTCAGAAAACGCCCGGCTGGTGAAATTGCTGGGGGAAGAGAAAGAGTGACCAGACCTCCGGCGAGAAAACAAACGGGTCCGTCGCCGGAGAGAAGACGTCAATCTCCGGCGAGGGGCGTGGTGAACGGACAGCGGAATCGGAATGTGGGAAACTCCGGTGATAGTCGGAGATCTAGGTCGCCGGCAGTGCGTGGCGAAATGGGGCAGCGTCGTCCGAAAGTGAGGGAGGTGGATAAATCCAGTGAGGTTGTGGCGGTGAAGGCTGTGCAAAGTGAAGAAACAAGTATGGTGGATGACGGTTGTGTATCGCCGGAGATTAAGGAAACTGAGTCGTTAGAAAATCCACTTGTTTCATTAGAGTGTTTCATTTTCCTCTAA